In Elusimicrobiota bacterium, a single genomic region encodes these proteins:
- a CDS encoding NifU family protein has protein sequence MATVKERVEKVIEKIRPYIQSDGGDISLVEVHEDTGIVEVSLHGACGSCPSAMMTLKGGVERMVRQEVPEIKEVVAI, from the coding sequence ATGGCAACGGTTAAGGAAAGGGTGGAGAAGGTCATCGAGAAAATCCGGCCTTACATCCAGTCGGACGGGGGAGACATCTCCTTGGTCGAGGTTCACGAAGACACGGGAATAGTGGAGGTATCCCTGCATGGGGCCTGCGGGTCCTGCCCCAGCGCCATGATGACCCTCAAGGGCGGGGTCGAGCGCATGGTGCGGCAGGAAGTTCCCGAGATCAAGGAAGTCGTCGCCATCTGA
- a CDS encoding Rrf2 family transcriptional regulator, whose translation MRITSSVEYAARLMVSLARVHGQTPLSAEKLSEAENIPVGYINQLFLRLKRAGLVRSQRGLRGGYFLAQPPSEVTLGQVARAVEGPIFESVCDKYDHGQKDCHRQTHCGISPVWRRLGSLIEDYFDGITLAQILEEKSPCDGVELMLGGVSGRSEGAHGNG comes from the coding sequence ATGAGAATTACGAGCTCGGTGGAGTACGCGGCAAGGCTCATGGTGAGCCTTGCCCGCGTCCATGGGCAGACCCCGCTCTCGGCCGAGAAGCTCTCGGAGGCTGAGAACATACCGGTCGGCTACATCAACCAGCTCTTCCTGAGGCTCAAGCGCGCGGGTCTGGTGCGGAGCCAGCGGGGCCTCAGGGGCGGCTACTTCCTGGCCCAGCCGCCGTCGGAGGTCACCTTGGGGCAGGTGGCGCGGGCGGTGGAGGGTCCGATTTTCGAGAGCGTCTGCGACAAGTATGACCACGGCCAGAAGGATTGCCACCGCCAGACTCACTGCGGGATATCCCCGGTGTGGCGCCGCTTGGGCAGCCTCATCGAGGACTATTTCGACGGCATCACCTTGGCCCAGATTTTGGAGGAGAAGTCTCCTTGCGATGGGGTGGAATTGATGCTGGGCGGCGTCTCCGGCCGGTCGGAGGGAGCGCATGGCAACGGTTAA
- a CDS encoding metal-sulfur cluster assembly factor, with amino-acid sequence MPSISFKQIGEALQPVNDPEIHISVVDLGLIYGAQVSESEKGGASVKVVMSLTSPACPYGPMLMASVHGALAKIPGVRDVDVDLSFNPNWDPRVMASEEAKDHLGIY; translated from the coding sequence ATGCCTTCGATTTCCTTCAAGCAGATCGGCGAGGCCCTCCAGCCCGTCAACGACCCCGAGATCCACATAAGCGTGGTCGATTTGGGGCTCATCTACGGCGCCCAGGTGAGCGAGTCGGAGAAGGGCGGGGCCTCGGTCAAGGTGGTCATGAGCCTGACATCTCCCGCCTGCCCCTACGGCCCCATGCTGATGGCCTCGGTGCACGGCGCCTTGGCCAAAATTCCCGGTGTGCGCGACGTGGACGTGGACTTGAGCTTCAATCCCAATTGGGATCCCCGAGTGATGGCGAGCGAGGAAGCCAAGGACCACCTTGGAATTTATTAA
- a CDS encoding SUF system NifU family Fe-S cluster assembly protein, with amino-acid sequence MAEGDAELQDLYRDVLLDYFRSASRKGKVEPADCHSHGINPVCGDEVEITLRLGPQGSIQAIRYQGHGCVISQASSAMMAEALEGSSLSRARELVGIFKEMMLSGSERKLLPTELEALAALEGVRKYPMRVKCATLAWNTLLQGLSSPAAAGEFQEVE; translated from the coding sequence ATGGCCGAGGGAGACGCGGAGCTGCAGGACCTTTACCGGGACGTGCTCCTGGATTACTTCCGGAGCGCCTCCCGCAAGGGCAAGGTGGAGCCGGCGGACTGCCATTCCCACGGGATCAATCCGGTCTGCGGCGACGAGGTCGAGATCACGCTGCGCTTGGGCCCGCAAGGGAGCATTCAGGCTATCCGCTACCAGGGCCACGGCTGCGTGATCAGCCAGGCCTCCTCGGCCATGATGGCGGAGGCCCTGGAAGGGAGTAGTCTCTCCAGGGCTAGGGAGTTGGTGGGAATTTTTAAGGAGATGATGCTCTCCGGGTCGGAGCGGAAGCTCCTCCCGACAGAGCTCGAAGCCCTGGCGGCGTTGGAAGGCGTTCGAAAATATCCCATGAGGGTCAAATGCGCCACTTTGGCTTGGAACACCTTGCTTCAAGGCCTTTCGAGCCCGGCTGCGGCCGGCGAATTCCAGGAGGTGGAATAG
- a CDS encoding cysteine desulfurase, with protein sequence MKDLRKDFPILSRLVRGKPLVYFDNAATTQKPRQVLEALIGFYENHNANIHRGVHTLSDEATQLVEESRTKAASFIRAPKPSQVIFTRNATEAINLVAHSWGRKFLAAQDEILLTEMEHHSNLVPWQMLAQEKGVRLRFIPVTAEGTLDMDTASRLVSPKTKLVAFTAASNALGTLNPVERLISLAKQAGAKTLVDASQWTPHLPTDVSRWDCDFLAFSAHKMLGPTGIGVLYGREELLDAMPPFLGGGDMIQRVFLERFTPNVLPHKFEAGTPNIADAVAFGAALDYLSAVGLMAVREHEKALTRRALEIFRAEPEVAVYGPADVEARGGVVSFNIEGLHPHDVGTSFDLDGIAIRAGHHCCQPLMMRLKVAGTARASFYLYNTLAEVEKLGPALRKTREFFKKTTAV encoded by the coding sequence ATGAAGGATCTGCGCAAGGATTTTCCCATTCTCTCGCGCCTGGTGCGCGGCAAGCCCCTGGTGTATTTCGACAACGCGGCCACCACCCAAAAGCCGCGACAGGTGCTCGAGGCCCTAATCGGCTTTTACGAGAATCACAACGCCAACATCCACCGCGGCGTGCATACCCTCTCCGACGAGGCGACCCAGCTCGTCGAGGAGTCCCGGACCAAGGCCGCTTCCTTTATAAGGGCTCCCAAGCCATCCCAAGTCATTTTCACGCGCAACGCCACCGAAGCCATCAACCTGGTCGCGCACTCCTGGGGCCGGAAATTCCTAGCCGCCCAGGACGAGATACTCCTGACCGAGATGGAGCACCATTCCAACCTCGTGCCCTGGCAGATGCTGGCCCAGGAGAAAGGGGTGCGCCTGCGCTTCATCCCGGTCACCGCCGAGGGGACCTTGGATATGGACACCGCTTCGCGTCTGGTGAGCCCCAAGACCAAGCTCGTCGCCTTCACGGCCGCCTCCAACGCCTTGGGCACGTTGAACCCGGTCGAGAGGCTGATTTCACTCGCCAAGCAGGCCGGGGCCAAGACTTTAGTGGACGCCTCTCAGTGGACTCCCCATCTTCCCACGGACGTGAGCCGCTGGGACTGCGATTTCCTCGCTTTTTCCGCGCACAAGATGCTGGGCCCGACCGGAATCGGCGTGCTCTACGGCAGGGAGGAGCTCCTCGATGCCATGCCGCCCTTTCTCGGAGGCGGGGACATGATCCAGCGGGTATTCCTCGAGCGCTTCACCCCCAACGTCCTGCCCCATAAGTTCGAGGCAGGGACCCCGAACATCGCCGATGCCGTCGCCTTCGGAGCGGCCTTGGACTATTTGAGCGCGGTCGGGCTCATGGCGGTTCGCGAGCATGAAAAAGCCCTCACTCGCCGGGCCCTCGAGATTTTCAGAGCGGAGCCCGAGGTCGCTGTCTACGGCCCCGCCGATGTCGAGGCGAGGGGCGGGGTCGTTTCCTTCAACATCGAGGGACTCCACCCCCATGACGTCGGAACCTCCTTCGATTTGGACGGCATCGCCATCCGGGCCGGGCACCACTGCTGCCAGCCTCTCATGATGCGCTTGAAGGTCGCAGGCACGGCGCGCGCCAGTTTCTACCTTTATAATACGCTCGCGGAAGTGGAGAAGCTGGGCCCGGCCTTGCGCAAGACCCGGGAATTCTTTAAAAAGACGACGGCGGTATAG
- a CDS encoding non-heme iron oxygenase ferredoxin subunit, producing the protein MGFAKVASVSDIPAGSMRVVEAGRLRIALCNVEGRFYAVEDVCTHDDGPLGEGTLRGCEVECPRHGARFDVRTGAVTRMPAVVPVRTFPVRVEGEDILVEAG; encoded by the coding sequence ATGGGATTTGCGAAAGTCGCGAGCGTTTCTGATATCCCAGCCGGGAGCATGCGCGTCGTGGAGGCCGGGCGGCTGCGCATCGCCCTCTGCAACGTGGAGGGCCGTTTCTACGCGGTCGAGGACGTATGCACCCACGACGACGGGCCCTTGGGCGAGGGAACTTTGCGCGGCTGCGAGGTGGAATGCCCGCGGCATGGGGCGCGCTTTGACGTCAGGACCGGGGCGGTCACGCGCATGCCGGCCGTGGTTCCCGTGAGGACATTTCCCGTGCGGGTGGAAGGGGAGGATATACTGGTGGAGGCGGGCTGA
- the sufD gene encoding Fe-S cluster assembly protein SufD: protein MSSQAPAQDSILSAKLEAFEAFLKEPEPARTVEEWRRTRFSEWSLARLKAPMPDGAGLTLEARNSSQGVSMLPLEEALRDERFGALARRGLDVQASPAYRKFELASRALWSRGAFVHVAKGVQVAQPLHLCFSYGRGFAFPRVVAVLEEGSSATIIEEHRAAGAAQSSGSSIAFSHLALGPGAEARYFYLQDVGADDVHFWSQRCELKSQASLQHGSILLGGRVHKSRLEVDLQEAGARTELNGAILGSKEQVFDFHSSQRHAAPNTQSNLLFDSVLMGRARSIYTGLIRVEEGAVECDAYQANHNLLLSSEARADTTPLLEILTDAVRCKHGATAGPLNADDLFYMASRGLSVEEAEQMLVMGFFAPVLAKIPSPEIGARLESRMAQRLLRKE from the coding sequence ATGAGCTCCCAAGCCCCCGCGCAGGATTCGATCCTTTCGGCCAAGCTCGAGGCCTTCGAGGCGTTCCTCAAGGAGCCGGAGCCCGCCAGGACCGTGGAGGAATGGCGGCGCACTCGTTTTTCCGAGTGGAGCCTGGCCCGCTTGAAGGCGCCCATGCCGGACGGCGCGGGCCTGACTTTGGAGGCACGGAACTCGTCCCAAGGCGTCTCAATGCTTCCCCTCGAGGAAGCTTTAAGAGACGAGCGCTTCGGGGCGCTGGCGCGCCGGGGGCTTGACGTCCAAGCGTCGCCGGCTTACCGCAAATTCGAGCTCGCCAGCCGCGCCCTGTGGAGCCGGGGGGCCTTCGTGCACGTGGCCAAGGGCGTCCAGGTCGCCCAGCCCCTGCATCTCTGCTTCTCATATGGGAGGGGATTCGCCTTCCCGCGCGTGGTCGCGGTTCTCGAGGAGGGCAGCTCGGCCACGATCATAGAGGAACACCGTGCCGCGGGAGCGGCACAGTCCTCGGGCTCCTCGATTGCCTTCTCCCATTTAGCCCTCGGCCCCGGGGCCGAGGCCCGATACTTCTACCTGCAGGACGTGGGCGCCGATGACGTTCATTTCTGGAGCCAGCGCTGCGAGCTCAAGAGCCAGGCGAGCCTCCAGCACGGCTCGATTTTATTGGGCGGCCGCGTCCACAAGAGCCGTCTGGAGGTCGATCTCCAAGAGGCCGGAGCCAGGACGGAGCTCAACGGCGCCATCCTGGGATCCAAGGAACAGGTTTTCGATTTTCATTCCTCGCAAAGGCATGCCGCCCCGAACACGCAGAGCAACCTCCTTTTCGACTCGGTGCTCATGGGCCGGGCGCGCTCGATCTACACGGGTCTCATTCGCGTGGAGGAAGGCGCGGTCGAGTGCGACGCCTACCAGGCCAACCACAATCTCCTGCTCTCCTCCGAGGCCCGGGCCGACACCACGCCGCTCTTGGAGATCCTGACCGACGCGGTGCGCTGCAAGCACGGGGCCACGGCGGGGCCTCTGAACGCGGATGACCTGTTCTACATGGCTTCCCGCGGGCTTTCCGTCGAGGAGGCCGAGCAGATGCTGGTGATGGGCTTTTTCGCCCCGGTTTTGGCCAAAATCCCGAGTCCCGAGATCGGCGCGCGCCTGGAGTCGCGCATGGCCCAGAGGCTTTTGAGGAAGGAGTAG
- the sufB gene encoding Fe-S cluster assembly protein SufB, protein MRKDNLNDIKSDYKYGFHDEEKLLFKSEQGLSEKTVQQISWMKKEPEWMLEKRMEGYRFFMGKPMPNWGDTAFLSQIRFDDIYYYLKPTEKAETSWEMVPENIKNTFEKLGIPEAERKFLAGVTAQYDSEAVYHRINEELQKQGVIFLDMDAGLREFPDVIKRYFGTVIPASDNKFAALNTAVWSGGSFVYVPKGAQVTMPLQAYFRINAKNAGQFERTLIIAEEGSKVHYIEGCTAPNYASDSLHSAVVELVAMPGSHIRYTTIQNWSNNVFNLVTKRAVAQQDSIVEWVDGNLGSKLTMKYPGVYLVGKGARGDILSCAMAGAGQHQDAGAKLVFAAPYTSGTIVSKSISKDGGRASYRGLVKVHPQAHDVKVNVRCDALLLDDKSRSDTYPTMEIDSQRVAVEHEASVSKIGEEQLFYLMSRGLKETEAVTLVVNGFFEQFTRELPLEYAVELNRLIQLEMEGSVG, encoded by the coding sequence ATGAGAAAGGACAACCTCAACGACATAAAATCCGACTACAAATACGGCTTTCACGACGAGGAGAAGCTGCTGTTTAAGTCCGAGCAGGGCTTGAGCGAGAAAACCGTCCAGCAGATATCCTGGATGAAGAAGGAGCCGGAGTGGATGCTGGAGAAGCGCATGGAGGGCTACCGCTTTTTCATGGGCAAGCCCATGCCCAACTGGGGAGACACCGCTTTCCTGAGCCAGATCCGCTTCGACGACATCTACTACTATTTGAAGCCCACCGAGAAGGCCGAGACCAGCTGGGAAATGGTCCCGGAGAACATCAAAAATACCTTCGAGAAGCTGGGCATTCCCGAGGCCGAGCGCAAGTTCCTGGCAGGGGTCACGGCCCAATACGACTCCGAGGCCGTCTACCACCGTATCAACGAGGAGCTTCAAAAGCAGGGAGTGATCTTTCTCGATATGGACGCCGGCCTGCGCGAGTTCCCCGACGTCATCAAGCGCTATTTTGGCACCGTGATCCCGGCCTCGGACAACAAATTCGCGGCCTTGAACACCGCGGTCTGGTCCGGCGGGTCTTTCGTCTACGTCCCCAAGGGGGCGCAGGTGACCATGCCTCTCCAGGCTTACTTCCGCATCAACGCCAAGAACGCGGGACAGTTCGAGAGGACCCTCATCATCGCCGAGGAGGGCTCCAAGGTTCACTACATCGAGGGCTGCACGGCTCCCAACTACGCCTCGGATTCCCTGCACTCGGCGGTGGTGGAGCTCGTGGCCATGCCCGGCTCCCACATCCGCTACACGACCATTCAGAACTGGTCCAACAACGTCTTCAACCTCGTGACCAAGCGCGCCGTGGCCCAGCAGGACTCCATCGTGGAGTGGGTGGACGGCAACCTCGGCTCCAAGCTCACCATGAAATACCCGGGCGTGTACCTGGTGGGCAAGGGGGCGCGGGGCGACATCCTTTCCTGCGCCATGGCCGGCGCCGGCCAGCACCAGGACGCGGGGGCCAAGCTCGTGTTCGCCGCCCCCTACACCTCCGGGACCATCGTCTCCAAGTCCATCTCCAAGGACGGGGGCCGGGCCAGCTACCGGGGCCTGGTCAAGGTCCATCCCCAAGCCCACGACGTAAAGGTCAACGTGCGCTGCGACGCCCTCCTCTTGGACGATAAGTCCCGCTCCGACACCTACCCTACCATGGAAATCGACAGCCAACGCGTGGCCGTGGAGCACGAGGCCTCGGTCTCCAAGATCGGCGAGGAGCAGCTTTTCTATCTGATGAGCCGGGGGCTCAAGGAAACCGAGGCCGTGACCTTGGTGGTCAACGGATTTTTCGAGCAGTTCACGCGCGAGCTTCCCCTCGAGTACGCAGTGGAGCTTAACCGCCTGATCCAGCTGGAGATGGAGGGTTCCGTCGGATGA
- the sufC gene encoding Fe-S cluster assembly ATPase SufC — MAPLLEVRDLHAEIKGKPILKGVSLKLEKGEVHALMGPNGSGKSTLSHVIMGHPKYEVKSGQILYQSEDIAGLAPYERARKGIFLGFQYPHALPGVTVANFIRTAMKSVLGSEQGIREFRKTLREKMSLLEMDEKFATRYVNDGFSGGEKKRLEILQMACLAPALAVLDETDSGLDIDALRIVANGINKSSGPQNAILLVTHYQRILRYVKPHFVHVFMEGRIVQSGGPELAEELEKKGYEWLQGKAALS; from the coding sequence ATGGCCCCTTTGCTGGAAGTGCGGGATTTGCACGCCGAGATCAAGGGAAAGCCCATTTTAAAGGGGGTTTCCTTGAAGCTCGAGAAAGGAGAGGTGCACGCCTTGATGGGCCCCAACGGCTCGGGCAAGAGCACCTTGTCCCATGTGATCATGGGCCACCCCAAGTACGAGGTCAAGAGCGGGCAAATTCTTTACCAAAGCGAAGACATCGCCGGGCTTGCTCCCTATGAGAGGGCCCGCAAGGGTATTTTCCTAGGCTTTCAATACCCGCATGCTCTCCCCGGTGTAACTGTGGCTAACTTCATCCGCACCGCCATGAAGTCCGTGCTGGGCTCCGAGCAAGGGATCCGGGAGTTCCGCAAGACTTTGCGCGAGAAGATGTCTCTCCTCGAGATGGATGAGAAGTTCGCCACCCGTTATGTCAATGATGGATTTTCGGGCGGCGAGAAGAAGCGCCTCGAGATCCTACAGATGGCGTGCCTGGCCCCCGCCTTGGCCGTGCTCGACGAGACGGATTCCGGGCTCGACATAGACGCCTTGAGGATAGTGGCCAACGGCATCAACAAGTCTTCCGGCCCGCAGAACGCCATTCTCTTGGTAACCCACTACCAGCGCATCCTGCGGTACGTCAAGCCCCATTTCGTCCATGTATTCATGGAAGGACGCATCGTTCAGTCCGGAGGGCCGGAGCTCGCCGAGGAGCTCGAGAAGAAGGGCTATGAGTGGCTCCAGGGCAAGGCGGCGCTTTCATGA
- a CDS encoding M48 family metallopeptidase — MARIRGVLAAIVLVLGVGPGRAQDMDISVEATVPITGRKQRLPMSQSVFDAIMGPRVQGIISSCRPSGSQKLFQLTGKAGLRILLAAGEDPRLWTTYLVESCEGRGAPNVMTYPGRQIVIFEGILPIAQDESGMAAILAHEVSHVLAHHPLEKAGAELRKIELSQYAPALMTVASGGNPLNYPTMDALYSSLFAMSVSLPLSRAQELEADFMSLTLLERAGYDPMAAPRALKRASRFVKDPTDKNPLSSYAYDHPSTRERIERLESAIRTRRSFSQLTDKLRKAIQDSGLLPRSR, encoded by the coding sequence ATGGCGAGAATAAGAGGCGTTTTGGCCGCGATCGTGCTCGTCCTAGGGGTGGGGCCCGGACGCGCCCAGGACATGGATATCAGCGTGGAGGCGACCGTGCCCATCACGGGACGCAAACAGCGGCTGCCCATGTCACAGAGCGTGTTCGACGCTATTATGGGCCCGCGCGTTCAGGGCATCATCTCCTCCTGCCGGCCGAGCGGGAGCCAAAAATTGTTCCAGCTGACCGGGAAGGCGGGCTTGAGGATTTTGTTGGCCGCCGGGGAGGACCCTCGCCTGTGGACGACGTATCTCGTGGAGAGCTGCGAGGGCAGGGGCGCCCCGAACGTTATGACGTATCCGGGTCGGCAAATCGTCATATTCGAGGGTATTCTGCCCATCGCCCAGGACGAGTCTGGCATGGCCGCGATCCTGGCCCATGAGGTGAGCCATGTGTTGGCTCATCATCCTCTCGAGAAGGCTGGGGCGGAGCTGCGGAAGATAGAGCTAAGCCAATACGCCCCAGCGCTCATGACTGTGGCCTCGGGAGGCAACCCGTTGAATTATCCCACCATGGATGCCCTCTATTCTAGTCTCTTCGCCATGTCCGTGTCGCTTCCTTTGTCCCGAGCCCAGGAACTCGAGGCCGACTTTATGAGCCTGACTTTGCTGGAACGCGCGGGTTACGATCCGATGGCGGCGCCGAGGGCGCTGAAGAGAGCCTCCCGTTTTGTGAAAGATCCCACTGACAAAAACCCCTTGTCCAGCTACGCATACGACCATCCTTCCACCCGGGAACGCATAGAAAGGCTGGAATCCGCCATCAGGACTAGAAGGAGCTTCAGTCAGTTGACGGACAAGCTCCGCAAAGCCATTCAGGACTCGGGCCTCCTTCCGCGAAGTCGGTAG
- a CDS encoding GTP-binding protein has product MAFVCSLLLSAAFASSAHASHETEISVPAPELAAKPAPPPIAALKPAAATEPRPNPSRNRTPIRGIHLTGWVAGFAKARRQFIAEAKKAGLNAVVIALKEYDGRMFVRGVAEAKALGSYVNAIPDLPAAVRDFKAAGLYTVGRIVLFKDDWLARRRPDWAVRKPDGSLWTNDKGVAWVDPYRREVWEYNLAIAERAAAAGFDEIQFDYIRFPSDGNTALCRYSRRDHGDKTAARNLRDFLALAGSRLRPRGVKLSICVFGMTTSDDSGMGIGQHIAELVQGADFVSPMMYPSHYSKGQYGIRNPNREPYKTIHLGLRDATRKLGGLSPRLRPYLQDFSLGWRYRAEQVRAQILAAARMGVTDWVLWNPQNHYTWAAIPSEEQLKLHESKSP; this is encoded by the coding sequence ATGGCTTTCGTTTGTTCACTTCTCCTGAGCGCCGCGTTTGCCTCATCGGCGCATGCCAGCCACGAGACCGAAATCTCCGTCCCCGCCCCCGAGCTCGCCGCAAAGCCGGCTCCGCCCCCTATCGCGGCCTTAAAACCGGCGGCCGCCACCGAGCCCCGGCCTAATCCAAGCCGGAACAGGACGCCGATACGCGGCATCCACCTCACCGGCTGGGTGGCGGGATTTGCCAAGGCGCGCCGGCAATTCATAGCCGAGGCCAAGAAGGCTGGCCTCAACGCAGTGGTGATCGCTCTCAAGGAATACGACGGCCGGATGTTCGTGCGCGGCGTGGCCGAGGCGAAGGCTCTCGGCTCCTACGTCAACGCGATCCCGGATCTGCCCGCGGCGGTCCGCGACTTCAAGGCCGCGGGCCTCTACACGGTCGGGCGCATCGTCCTCTTCAAGGACGATTGGCTGGCCCGCAGGAGGCCGGACTGGGCGGTCCGAAAGCCGGACGGCTCGCTTTGGACCAACGACAAGGGCGTGGCCTGGGTGGATCCCTACCGCCGGGAAGTCTGGGAGTACAACCTCGCCATCGCCGAGCGCGCGGCCGCGGCGGGCTTCGACGAGATTCAGTTCGACTACATCCGATTTCCCTCGGACGGCAACACGGCCCTTTGCCGCTACTCGCGTCGCGACCATGGCGACAAGACCGCGGCCCGGAACCTGCGGGACTTCCTGGCCCTGGCCGGAAGCAGGCTCAGGCCCCGAGGGGTCAAGCTCTCCATCTGCGTTTTCGGGATGACCACGAGCGACGACAGCGGTATGGGCATCGGCCAGCACATCGCGGAGCTCGTCCAAGGCGCGGATTTCGTCTCTCCCATGATGTACCCCTCGCATTACAGCAAGGGCCAGTACGGCATCCGCAATCCCAACCGCGAACCGTATAAAACCATCCATCTGGGCCTTCGAGACGCGACGCGGAAGCTGGGAGGGCTTTCTCCCCGCCTGCGCCCCTACCTCCAGGACTTCTCCCTGGGCTGGCGCTACCGCGCCGAGCAGGTCCGCGCCCAGATACTGGCCGCGGCGCGGATGGGCGTGACGGACTGGGTTCTATGGAACCCGCAGAACCATTACACCTGGGCCGCCATACCCAGCGAGGAACAGCTGAAATTGCATGAATCGAAATCCCCTTAA